One Streptomyces sp. NBC_01217 genomic region harbors:
- the thiD gene encoding bifunctional hydroxymethylpyrimidine kinase/phosphomethylpyrimidine kinase, whose amino-acid sequence MPISAVPARVLTVAGSDSGGGAGIQADLKTMLAHGVHGMSVLTAVTAQNSLGVQGAWELPVEAVRAQYRSVVDDIGVQAVKTGMLSSAALVETVAELLADTDVPVVVDPVGVSKHGDPLLAAEALDSVRTKLLPAATVATPNLDEVAQLTGVSVRDETGMRRAAIGVLGFGPRWVVIKGGHLPGEPVDLLTDGTEEHWLRAPRHDNRHTHGTGCTLASAIACSLALGRDVPTAVREAKAYVTGAIAAGFPLGAGIGPVDHGWRLR is encoded by the coding sequence ATGCCCATATCTGCTGTACCCGCCCGTGTGCTCACCGTCGCCGGATCCGATTCCGGCGGCGGTGCGGGCATTCAGGCCGATCTCAAGACGATGCTGGCGCACGGTGTGCACGGCATGAGCGTGCTGACCGCCGTCACCGCCCAGAACTCGCTGGGGGTGCAGGGCGCCTGGGAGTTGCCCGTCGAAGCGGTGCGCGCCCAGTACCGCAGCGTGGTGGACGACATCGGTGTGCAGGCGGTGAAGACCGGGATGCTGTCGTCGGCCGCTCTCGTGGAGACCGTGGCCGAACTCCTCGCGGACACCGACGTCCCGGTCGTCGTGGACCCGGTCGGGGTCTCCAAGCACGGTGATCCGCTGCTGGCCGCCGAGGCGCTCGATTCCGTACGGACGAAGCTGCTGCCGGCCGCCACGGTCGCCACCCCGAACCTGGACGAGGTGGCGCAGCTCACCGGCGTGAGTGTCAGGGACGAGACCGGAATGCGGCGGGCCGCCATCGGAGTGCTCGGATTCGGGCCGCGCTGGGTCGTCATCAAGGGCGGACATCTGCCGGGCGAACCCGTCGATCTGCTCACGGACGGCACCGAGGAGCACTGGCTGCGCGCACCGAGGCACGACAACCGCCACACCCACGGCACCGGCTGCACCCTCGCCTCGGCGATCGCCTGCTCACTGGCCCTGGGCCGGGACGTACCCACGGCGGTACGGGAAGCGAAGGCGTACGTCACGGGGGCGATCGCGGCCGGCTTCCCGCTGGGTGCCGGAATCGGTCCGGTCGACCACGGGTGGCGGCTGCGGTAG
- the rpmB gene encoding 50S ribosomal protein L28: protein MAANCDVCGKGPGFGNNISHSHRRTSRRWNPNIQRVRAVVGRTPKRLNVCTSCIKAGKVAR from the coding sequence GTGGCTGCCAACTGCGACGTCTGCGGCAAGGGGCCGGGCTTCGGCAACAACATTTCGCACTCGCACCGCCGTACGTCCCGTCGCTGGAATCCCAACATCCAGCGCGTGCGTGCCGTGGTCGGTCGGACGCCGAAGCGGCTCAACGTCTGCACCTCGTGCATCAAGGCCGGCAAGGTCGCGCGCTGA